A stretch of Bradyrhizobium sp. CCBAU 53338 DNA encodes these proteins:
- a CDS encoding ABC transporter permease → MSTIRTTDPVGEIRDRFGFWRRSYAMMAKEFIQLRRDRVSFAMIVAIPVMQLLLFGYAINTTPHHLPSAVLLQEDSDLARSVLKALENTAYFRFVYEVHDVDEFDNLLKSGKVLFGVEIPRGFERAVRRGDKPALLVAADATDPVAASAALGSLGMIVQTALAHDLYIGDPPALPFEIRAHARYNPAAESRLNIVPGLVGTILTMTMLIFTALSVTREIERGTMESLLSMPIKPVEVMIGKIVPYILVGFIQAFLIVNIGVFLFGVPVLGSLLLLAVLSTLFIAANLAIGYTFSTIAQNQLQAIQMSFMFFLPSILLSGFMFPFAGMPAWAQYLGECLPLTHYIRIVRAIMLKGATMPNLRFDTLALAALMLVAMTIAVTRFRRTLD, encoded by the coding sequence ATGAGCACCATCCGGACAACCGACCCCGTAGGGGAGATCCGCGACCGCTTCGGCTTCTGGCGCCGCTCCTATGCCATGATGGCGAAGGAGTTCATTCAGCTTCGGCGGGATCGCGTCTCGTTCGCGATGATCGTGGCGATCCCGGTAATGCAGCTTCTCCTGTTCGGCTATGCCATCAACACCACGCCGCACCATTTACCGAGCGCGGTGCTGCTGCAGGAGGACTCGGATCTTGCCCGCTCGGTACTGAAGGCGTTGGAGAATACGGCCTATTTCCGCTTCGTCTACGAAGTGCACGACGTCGACGAGTTCGACAATCTGCTGAAGTCGGGCAAGGTGCTGTTCGGCGTCGAGATCCCGCGCGGCTTCGAGCGCGCAGTACGGCGCGGCGACAAGCCGGCGCTGCTGGTTGCGGCCGACGCGACCGATCCGGTGGCAGCAAGCGCCGCCCTCGGCTCGCTCGGCATGATCGTTCAGACCGCACTCGCGCACGATCTCTATATCGGCGATCCCCCGGCACTGCCGTTCGAGATCCGCGCGCATGCGCGCTACAATCCGGCGGCGGAATCTCGGCTCAACATCGTGCCGGGACTTGTCGGCACCATTCTTACCATGACGATGCTGATCTTCACGGCGCTGTCGGTGACGCGCGAGATTGAGCGCGGCACCATGGAGAGCCTCCTGTCGATGCCGATCAAGCCGGTCGAGGTGATGATCGGCAAGATCGTTCCCTACATCCTGGTCGGCTTCATCCAGGCCTTCCTGATCGTCAATATCGGAGTGTTCCTGTTCGGCGTGCCGGTGCTCGGCAGTTTGCTCCTGCTCGCGGTACTCTCGACCCTTTTCATCGCGGCAAATCTTGCGATCGGCTACACGTTCTCCACCATCGCGCAGAATCAACTGCAGGCGATACAGATGTCGTTCATGTTCTTCCTGCCAAGCATCTTGCTGTCCGGCTTCATGTTCCCGTTTGCGGGGATGCCGGCCTGGGCGCAATATCTCGGTGAATGCCTGCCGCTGACGCATTACATTCGCATCGTCCGCGCCATCATGCTGAAGGGCGCCACCATGCCGAACCTGCGGTTCGATACGCTGGCGCTGGCCGCGCTGATGCTGGTCGCCATGACCATCGCCGTGACGCGCTTCCGCCGCACGCTGGATTGA
- a CDS encoding PhzF family phenazine biosynthesis protein → MQRRYVTVDVFTDRAFGGNQLAVVLDAGGLSTQQMQAIATEFNYSETTFVLPPRDEANDAEVRIFTPVREMPFAGHPNIGTSFVLASLAKEPKPRLLFEEIAGLVPVEIVREQGRVTSTELTAPQPLSRLAEVSAADVAACISLTADDIRTDHHAPQVVGVGTPFLVAEVRSRDALARARPDAAAFGRVLPRDDARSVWFYTRDVPASEAPGERQARMFMRGAGGLAEDPATGSATVAAAALFADLDPIRDGELKLTVGQGFDMGRPSILQTRVVKQAGKIVSAHVGGSCVRMMEGTFKLAGEG, encoded by the coding sequence ATGCAGCGCCGCTATGTCACCGTCGACGTGTTCACCGACCGCGCCTTCGGCGGCAACCAGCTCGCCGTGGTGCTGGATGCCGGCGGGCTCTCGACGCAGCAGATGCAGGCGATCGCGACCGAGTTCAACTATTCCGAGACGACCTTCGTGCTGCCGCCGCGCGACGAGGCCAATGACGCCGAGGTGCGCATCTTCACGCCGGTCAGGGAGATGCCGTTCGCGGGGCATCCCAATATCGGCACCTCCTTCGTGCTGGCGAGCCTCGCGAAGGAACCGAAGCCGCGTTTGCTGTTCGAGGAGATTGCTGGGTTGGTCCCGGTCGAAATCGTGCGGGAGCAGGGAAGAGTGACCAGCACCGAGCTCACCGCGCCGCAGCCGCTGTCGCGACTGGCGGAAGTCTCGGCCGCAGACGTTGCGGCCTGCATCTCGTTGACGGCCGATGACATCAGGACCGACCATCATGCACCGCAAGTCGTCGGAGTCGGAACGCCGTTCCTGGTGGCGGAGGTGCGTTCGCGCGACGCGCTCGCGCGAGCAAGGCCGGACGCGGCCGCCTTCGGCAGGGTCTTGCCGCGCGACGACGCCCGCTCGGTGTGGTTTTACACCCGCGACGTGCCAGCGTCGGAGGCACCCGGCGAGCGGCAGGCGCGCATGTTCATGCGCGGCGCAGGCGGTCTCGCCGAGGATCCCGCAACCGGCAGCGCCACTGTCGCCGCCGCCGCGCTGTTTGCCGATCTCGATCCCATCAGGGACGGCGAACTGAAGCTTACCGTTGGCCAGGGCTTTGACATGGGCCGGCCGAGCATCCTGCAGACGCGCGTCGTGAAGCAGGCCGGCAAGATCGTCTCCGCCCATGTCGGTGGCAGCTGTGTGCGGATGATGGAGGGGACGTTCAAGCTGGCGGGAGAGGGGTAG
- a CDS encoding MFS transporter, with amino-acid sequence MSNWYSESSALERRTFWASFGGWALDALDVQMFGLAIPALIAAFHISKADAGLLGSVTLFFGAFGGWLGGALGDRFGRVKALQITVATFALATFASAFAMSYTQLLLLKAVQGLGFGAEWACGAVLMAEIIRPEHRGKALGTVQSAWAVGWGAAVLLSALVFTYAPADIAWRILFAIGLLPALLIIFIRRGLKEPPRAITKDAEAPFFATLAGIFHRDVLRSTLVGGLFGIGAHGGYAALTTFLPTFLREVRHLSVLGSSFYLAVIIVAFFCGCVASGIISDRIGRRANVAMFASACIATVLVYIFAPLTNGQMLVLGFPLGFFSAGIPASMAALFSELYPAGVRGTGVGFCYNFGRVVSAAFPFLVGLLGDRIGLGPAIGIDAAFAYSLVLIAVLLLPETRGKVFEQAAATHV; translated from the coding sequence ATGTCGAACTGGTACAGTGAGAGCTCGGCGCTGGAGCGGCGCACGTTTTGGGCGAGCTTTGGCGGCTGGGCGCTGGATGCGCTCGATGTCCAGATGTTCGGCCTCGCCATCCCCGCTTTGATAGCGGCTTTTCACATCAGCAAGGCCGATGCGGGCCTGCTCGGCTCGGTCACGCTGTTCTTCGGCGCGTTCGGTGGTTGGCTCGGCGGTGCGCTCGGCGATCGCTTCGGTCGAGTCAAGGCGCTGCAGATCACGGTAGCGACCTTCGCGCTCGCGACCTTCGCCAGTGCCTTTGCGATGAGCTACACTCAGCTCCTGTTGCTCAAGGCTGTTCAAGGTCTCGGCTTCGGCGCCGAATGGGCCTGCGGCGCGGTGCTGATGGCCGAGATCATCCGCCCCGAGCATCGCGGCAAGGCGCTCGGCACGGTGCAGAGCGCCTGGGCGGTCGGCTGGGGCGCAGCGGTGCTGCTGTCCGCGCTGGTTTTCACCTATGCTCCGGCTGATATCGCCTGGCGGATCCTGTTTGCGATCGGTCTGTTGCCGGCGCTGCTCATCATCTTCATCCGTCGCGGGCTGAAGGAGCCGCCGCGTGCGATTACGAAGGACGCAGAGGCGCCGTTCTTCGCTACGCTCGCCGGTATCTTCCATCGCGACGTGCTGCGCTCGACCTTGGTCGGTGGTCTGTTCGGCATCGGCGCCCATGGCGGCTATGCCGCACTGACGACGTTCCTGCCGACATTCTTGCGCGAAGTGCGGCATTTGTCGGTGCTGGGCTCCAGCTTCTACCTTGCCGTGATCATCGTCGCCTTCTTCTGCGGCTGTGTCGCGAGCGGGATCATCAGCGACCGCATCGGCCGGCGGGCCAATGTCGCGATGTTTGCCAGCGCCTGCATCGCGACCGTGCTGGTCTACATTTTTGCGCCGCTGACCAATGGCCAGATGCTGGTGCTGGGCTTTCCACTCGGCTTCTTTTCGGCCGGCATTCCCGCCAGCATGGCAGCGCTGTTCAGCGAGCTCTATCCGGCCGGCGTGCGCGGCACCGGCGTCGGCTTCTGCTACAATTTCGGCCGCGTCGTCTCGGCGGCGTTTCCCTTCCTGGTCGGCTTGCTCGGCGATCGCATCGGCCTCGGGCCCGCGATCGGTATCGATGCGGCGTTTGCCTATTCGCTGGTGCTGATCGCGGTGCTGCTGCTGCCCGAAACCCGCGGCAAGGTGTTCGAGCAGGCCGCGGCCACGCACGTCTGA
- a CDS encoding amidohydrolase → MTLLQRGLTRRQFGAALASLTTVVATTASSEAALPVIDTHAHVFHRALELAPGRRYSPDYDAPLSLYLEQLDRNGITNGVLVQPSFLGTDNSYLVDCLNRTNGRLRGIAVVDPGVSADELRALDRGGIVGIRLNLVGQPLPDLALAEWKGLLANVKSMGWQLEIQRNAPDLAVFVPQLLDHGITIVLDHYALPDPRLGVTDRGFQSVLKLGATRNVWVKISAPYRNGPAGERFAKEAYPLLRSAYGLDRLLWGSDWPHTQFEATQTYAKNRQFLDTLIVDERDRAQVLASPLRLFRF, encoded by the coding sequence ATGACGTTGCTCCAGCGCGGCCTGACGCGCCGCCAGTTTGGTGCGGCTCTCGCATCGCTCACGACGGTGGTCGCGACCACAGCCAGCAGTGAGGCGGCCTTGCCTGTGATCGACACCCATGCCCATGTCTTTCATCGCGCGCTCGAGCTCGCGCCGGGCCGGCGTTACTCGCCGGATTACGACGCGCCGCTGTCGCTCTATCTCGAGCAGCTCGACCGCAACGGCATCACCAACGGCGTGCTGGTGCAGCCGAGCTTTCTCGGCACCGACAATTCCTACCTGGTCGACTGCCTGAATCGGACCAATGGTCGTCTGCGTGGGATCGCGGTCGTCGATCCCGGCGTCTCCGCCGACGAGCTGCGCGCACTCGACAGGGGCGGCATCGTCGGCATTCGCCTCAATCTTGTCGGCCAGCCCTTGCCCGATCTCGCCTTGGCCGAATGGAAGGGATTGCTTGCAAACGTGAAGTCGATGGGCTGGCAGCTGGAGATCCAGCGCAACGCGCCCGATCTCGCCGTGTTCGTGCCGCAGCTGCTCGATCACGGCATCACGATCGTGCTCGATCACTACGCGCTGCCGGATCCGAGGCTCGGCGTTACCGATCGCGGCTTTCAGTCGGTGCTGAAGCTAGGCGCAACACGGAACGTGTGGGTCAAGATCTCGGCGCCATATCGCAACGGTCCGGCCGGCGAGCGCTTTGCAAAGGAAGCCTATCCGTTGCTGCGCAGCGCTTACGGGCTCGATCGTCTGCTCTGGGGCAGCGACTGGCCGCACACGCAGTTCGAGGCAACGCAGACTTACGCCAAGAACCGGCAGTTCCTTGATACGCTCATCGTCGACGAGCGCGATCGCGCGCAAGTGCTGGCATCGCCACTGCGTCTCTTTCGTTTCTGA
- a CDS encoding GntR family transcriptional regulator: MNSIPRDDRLPRYQRLRDDLAARINRNEWRPGEPIPSEAELGAHYGVAIGTVRKAIDQLVADAVLERQQGRGTFVRRARFNSSLFRFFRFRSESGERRVPQSRILRRKSIPATSAVASALRIPTGEPVISLSRLRLIDDVPLLAEEIWLQQSRFAKILEIDTAEFGDLLYPLYEERCGEVVVSAEEILTVETANEMQARLLRLEAHAPLIVIERLALDLERRPIEWRRSRGPADRFRYHAEIR, from the coding sequence ATGAATTCAATCCCGCGGGACGACCGCCTGCCACGCTATCAGCGCCTGCGCGACGACCTCGCCGCGCGGATCAACCGCAATGAATGGCGGCCGGGCGAGCCGATCCCGTCGGAAGCTGAGCTTGGCGCGCATTACGGCGTCGCCATCGGCACCGTGCGCAAGGCGATTGATCAACTCGTGGCGGATGCCGTGCTCGAGCGCCAGCAGGGCCGCGGCACCTTCGTGCGCCGCGCGCGCTTCAACTCCTCGCTGTTCCGTTTCTTTCGTTTCCGGTCCGAGAGCGGCGAGCGGCGCGTGCCGCAGAGCCGCATCCTCAGGCGCAAGAGCATTCCGGCGACGTCTGCCGTCGCATCGGCATTGCGTATTCCCACAGGCGAGCCCGTGATCAGCCTGTCGCGCCTGCGGTTGATCGACGACGTGCCGTTGCTGGCCGAAGAGATCTGGCTCCAGCAATCGCGCTTTGCGAAAATTCTCGAGATCGACACGGCCGAGTTCGGCGACTTGCTCTATCCGCTCTACGAGGAGCGTTGCGGGGAGGTCGTGGTCTCCGCCGAAGAAATCCTGACGGTAGAGACCGCCAACGAGATGCAGGCGCGGCTGTTGCGGCTCGAGGCTCATGCGCCGCTGATCGTGATCGAACGCCTCGCGCTCGATCTGGAGCGACGGCCGATCGAGTGGCGCCGCTCGCGCGGGCCGGCGGACCGCTTCCGCTACCACGCCGAGATCCGGTGA
- a CDS encoding adenylate/guanylate cyclase domain-containing protein: MVSFLKARRKAVLSEEFERELTREVLRTELLRVKALITTGCVMTVFLTAMYLIDPAVVNRVWRGTRGLSEVYGLLVGFILFEVWVHTQIRKNLKLDRDLPVVRRYIGALIETSVPTVILILQIRTMGSSQALGFAVPLIYFIFVILSTLRLDFYLSTFTGFVAAAELFVVASIYDSSGFGEPQNYFHAVRSTIILICGVLAGSVGAQLRRQFSASIAAATARDRVTNLFGQHVSPQVVERLMAEGTSAAGDIRRVAVMFADFRGFTAGAQSRTPQEVVDRLDGAFAVLVDILDRHGGIVNKFLGDGFLALFGAPLEASDAAQRAVAAGREMLTAMDRINAGTSWPLRIGIGIHFGEVVAGNIGSPRRKEYTVIGDTVNFASRLEALNKEFGSQLLISATVREALGDDGEDAVALGEVAVRGYEQKVAVFQLG, from the coding sequence ATGGTCAGCTTTTTGAAAGCCCGGCGCAAAGCTGTCTTGTCGGAGGAGTTCGAGCGCGAACTGACCCGCGAAGTGCTGCGCACCGAATTGCTGCGGGTGAAGGCGCTGATCACCACCGGCTGCGTCATGACGGTCTTCCTTACCGCGATGTACCTGATCGATCCCGCCGTGGTAAACCGAGTCTGGCGCGGCACCCGGGGGCTTTCCGAGGTCTACGGCCTGCTCGTCGGCTTCATCCTGTTCGAGGTCTGGGTCCACACCCAGATCAGGAAGAACCTCAAGCTCGATCGCGATCTGCCGGTTGTCAGGCGCTATATCGGCGCGCTGATCGAGACGTCGGTGCCTACGGTGATCCTGATTCTCCAGATTCGGACCATGGGCTCGAGCCAGGCGCTCGGCTTTGCCGTGCCGCTGATCTATTTCATCTTCGTCATCCTCTCGACGCTGCGCCTCGATTTCTACCTGTCCACCTTCACCGGCTTCGTCGCAGCCGCCGAGCTGTTCGTGGTCGCGTCGATCTATGATTCCTCGGGATTCGGCGAGCCGCAGAACTATTTCCACGCAGTGCGCAGCACGATCATCCTGATATGCGGTGTGCTCGCGGGCTCCGTCGGCGCGCAGCTCCGCCGCCAGTTTTCCGCGAGCATCGCGGCCGCCACCGCACGCGATCGCGTGACGAACCTGTTCGGCCAGCATGTGTCGCCGCAGGTCGTCGAGCGGCTGATGGCGGAGGGCACGAGTGCTGCCGGCGACATCCGCCGCGTCGCGGTGATGTTCGCCGATTTCCGTGGCTTCACCGCCGGCGCGCAGTCTCGCACGCCGCAGGAGGTGGTCGACCGGCTCGACGGCGCTTTCGCGGTGCTGGTCGATATTCTCGATCGCCACGGCGGCATCGTGAACAAGTTTCTCGGCGACGGTTTTCTCGCGCTGTTCGGCGCGCCGCTGGAAGCCTCCGATGCTGCGCAGCGCGCGGTCGCCGCGGGCCGCGAGATGCTGACGGCGATGGACCGCATCAACGCAGGGACGAGCTGGCCGCTGCGGATCGGCATCGGCATTCATTTCGGCGAGGTCGTGGCGGGCAATATCGGCTCGCCCCGGCGCAAGGAATATACGGTCATCGGCGACACCGTGAATTTTGCCTCGCGGCTCGAGGCGCTCAACAAGGAGTTCGGCTCGCAGCTCCTGATCTCCGCGACCGTGCGCGAGGCGCTCGGCGACGACGGCGAGGATGCCGTGGCGCTCGGCGAGGTGGCCGTGCGCGGTTACGAGCAAAAGGTCGCGGTGTTTCAGCTGGGGTGA